One window of Polyangiaceae bacterium genomic DNA carries:
- a CDS encoding phosphatidylinositol transfer protein: protein MLSLARLSPSLLCLLLVGCGSGASADPGTGSGASGGEAGTGGASGAGGDPSGGNAGVAGVGGSAGVGGSAGVGGAGGAGGIESCPAVPTCGAPPPDPGPTRDWRHSVASPVIVNTGFANLRGRDLFLAESDEQWVIGKVAYGVTDKDLKDEEVDIYLLRDCAGTTASDWEFLGTAITTQDNMHATVEGVDDSGGRVYFQIPADKRLGRGRHRIRLIVAGDHSSADLYIEVLPDGQKVFVTDVDGTLTTQENEEFTALLTGTLPNVNSGAPEALRAIASRGYRPFYLTARPEFLVGRTREFLEVYGFPPGIVHTTTTLTGATGSSAAAYKLGELNATYAKGFPVFYAFGNTASDSEAFASAGVADGQRLVYQFTDSSFGCTRFDDYNALVPTLSALPLACLYW from the coding sequence ATGCTTAGCCTAGCGCGTTTGTCTCCCTCCCTGCTGTGCTTGCTGCTGGTTGGTTGCGGTAGTGGCGCCTCTGCAGACCCTGGAACGGGAAGCGGAGCCAGCGGAGGGGAGGCGGGAACCGGCGGTGCTTCTGGGGCGGGCGGCGACCCGAGCGGCGGCAATGCTGGGGTCGCTGGCGTGGGAGGCAGTGCGGGCGTCGGCGGCAGCGCGGGTGTCGGCGGCGCTGGTGGTGCTGGCGGTATCGAGAGCTGCCCAGCGGTACCGACGTGCGGAGCGCCACCTCCCGATCCTGGGCCGACTCGGGACTGGCGCCACTCGGTGGCTTCGCCGGTGATCGTGAACACGGGGTTCGCTAACCTGCGTGGTCGTGATCTATTCCTTGCGGAATCGGACGAGCAGTGGGTGATCGGCAAGGTGGCCTACGGTGTGACCGACAAGGACCTCAAGGACGAGGAGGTCGACATCTACCTCTTGCGTGACTGTGCGGGGACTACAGCTTCAGACTGGGAGTTTCTTGGCACCGCGATCACCACCCAAGACAACATGCACGCGACGGTAGAGGGCGTCGATGACAGCGGCGGCCGCGTGTACTTTCAGATCCCCGCAGACAAGCGTCTTGGCCGAGGGCGTCATCGCATCCGGCTGATCGTCGCCGGAGACCACTCCAGTGCGGACCTCTACATCGAGGTCTTGCCCGATGGTCAGAAGGTCTTCGTCACTGACGTAGACGGCACGCTGACCACTCAGGAAAACGAAGAGTTCACGGCGCTCCTCACCGGCACCCTGCCGAACGTGAACAGCGGCGCGCCCGAGGCGCTGCGTGCGATTGCCTCGCGGGGGTACCGGCCGTTCTACTTGACGGCCCGCCCGGAGTTCTTGGTTGGTCGCACACGCGAGTTCCTCGAGGTGTACGGGTTTCCGCCCGGCATTGTTCACACGACGACCACGTTGACCGGGGCGACCGGCAGCTCCGCTGCCGCGTACAAGCTCGGAGAGCTCAACGCGACCTACGCCAAGGGCTTTCCGGTGTTCTATGCCTTCGGCAACACAGCCTCGGACTCTGAAGCGTTCGCGAGCGCCGGGGTCGCGGACGGGCAACGCTTGGTCTACCAGTTCACTGACTCGAGCTTCGGCTGCACGCGCTTCGACGACTACAACGCGCTGGTGCCAACGCTCTCAGCGCTGCCGTTGGCCTGCCTCTACTGGTGA
- the pyk gene encoding pyruvate kinase produces MPLNPPESQRRDFRHTKIICTLGPASDSSSAIADLAKAGMNVARLNMSHGDHESHLMAIRRIKSLNTKLNHPVSILLDLQGPEIRTGVISEKVDLKVGETITLTVSPIDDPEVKSVHVNYDDLVNDLQVGDRVTVDNGLINLEVLRIKDRQLECLVLDGGTLGSRKHVNLPGIRVNLPSITEKDRKDIQFGIDHEVDFIALSFVRSANDVLEARELIEASGANIRLIAKIENQEGVDNFAAILREADGVMVARGDLGVEVDFRELPVIQRRLVRSCAIAGKPVIVATHLLESMIENPMPTRAEVTDVANAVYEQADAVMLSGETATGAYSTRCVQVLDSLTRRIEKEPGLDFHEARQPATPREELARSAVRLADSINSPAIVVITRRGLLAQQVASFRPNHAIIYAFTNMSSTRRKLWLLRSVVPFVTDFSSDPEKTIVTAFERLKRRNRVLAGDPIVVISDIKAGGETVSSIQVRTFG; encoded by the coding sequence GTGCCTCTAAACCCTCCGGAATCACAGCGTCGCGACTTCCGCCACACGAAGATCATCTGCACCCTGGGACCAGCGAGCGACAGCTCGAGCGCCATCGCGGACCTGGCCAAGGCAGGCATGAACGTGGCGCGCCTGAACATGTCTCACGGCGACCACGAGTCGCACCTGATGGCGATCCGTCGCATCAAGAGCTTGAACACCAAGCTCAATCACCCCGTGAGCATCCTGCTCGACCTGCAGGGGCCCGAGATCCGCACCGGTGTGATCAGTGAGAAGGTCGACCTCAAGGTGGGTGAGACGATCACGCTGACGGTTAGCCCCATCGATGACCCGGAGGTGAAGAGCGTCCACGTCAACTACGACGACTTGGTCAACGATCTCCAAGTCGGTGATCGCGTGACCGTGGACAACGGGCTGATCAACCTGGAGGTGCTGCGCATCAAGGACCGCCAGCTCGAGTGCCTGGTGCTCGATGGCGGAACTCTGGGCTCGCGCAAGCACGTCAACCTGCCTGGCATCCGCGTCAACCTGCCGAGCATCACGGAGAAGGATCGCAAGGACATCCAGTTCGGCATCGATCACGAGGTCGACTTCATCGCCCTCTCCTTCGTGCGCTCGGCGAACGACGTCCTCGAGGCGCGTGAGCTGATCGAAGCCAGCGGCGCAAACATCCGCTTGATCGCGAAGATCGAGAATCAAGAGGGCGTAGACAACTTCGCCGCGATCCTCAGGGAAGCAGACGGCGTGATGGTCGCGCGCGGGGACCTAGGCGTCGAAGTCGATTTCCGCGAGCTGCCGGTCATCCAGCGCCGGTTGGTGCGTTCGTGCGCGATCGCAGGCAAGCCAGTCATCGTGGCGACCCACTTGCTCGAGTCGATGATTGAAAATCCAATGCCGACCCGCGCCGAGGTGACCGACGTCGCGAACGCGGTGTACGAGCAAGCAGACGCGGTGATGCTGAGCGGTGAGACGGCGACCGGCGCTTACTCGACGCGCTGCGTGCAGGTACTGGACAGCCTGACTCGCCGTATCGAAAAGGAACCCGGGCTCGATTTCCACGAGGCGCGTCAACCAGCGACGCCCCGCGAGGAGCTTGCCCGCAGCGCGGTACGCCTCGCGGATTCCATCAACTCACCGGCCATCGTCGTGATCACCCGGCGCGGCTTGCTCGCGCAACAGGTCGCGAGCTTTCGCCCCAATCACGCGATCATTTACGCGTTCACCAACATGAGCAGCACGCGACGCAAGCTGTGGCTGCTCCGCTCCGTCGTGCCCTTCGTCACCGACTTCTCGAGCGATCCGGAGAAGACCATCGTCACCGCGTTCGAGAGGCTGAAGCGCCGCAACCGGGTGCTCGCTGGCGACCCAATCGTCGTGATCAGCGACATCAAGGCGGGCGGCGAAACGGTGAGCAGCATTCAGGTGCGCACGTTCGGCTGA
- a CDS encoding HAD-IA family hydrolase: protein MAVLLLDVMDTLVWDPFRLLPEHFQLSFPELMQQKHPTAWSRFERGELDHAGFCREFFRDGRTVDEDALRRLLCENYRYLPGIPELLQELKDAGHELHALSNYPEWYAWIEAKLGLSQYLGWTFVSCLTGLRKPDPRAYEQAARTLSVQKASELWFIDDREENVVAAQEAGLSALRFEDASQLRAALYSAQLL from the coding sequence ATGGCGGTGCTGCTGTTGGATGTGATGGATACCCTGGTGTGGGACCCCTTTCGGCTGCTGCCAGAGCACTTTCAGCTGAGCTTCCCTGAGCTGATGCAGCAGAAGCACCCCACGGCCTGGTCGCGCTTCGAACGCGGAGAGCTCGACCACGCCGGGTTCTGCCGGGAGTTCTTTCGAGACGGACGTACGGTCGATGAAGACGCGCTGCGACGCCTGCTGTGTGAGAACTACCGCTACCTCCCGGGGATCCCCGAGCTGCTGCAGGAGCTGAAGGATGCGGGGCACGAGCTCCACGCACTCAGCAACTACCCGGAGTGGTACGCCTGGATCGAAGCCAAGCTCGGACTCAGCCAGTACCTCGGCTGGACCTTCGTCTCGTGCCTCACGGGCCTGCGCAAACCGGATCCTCGGGCGTACGAGCAGGCCGCGCGAACGTTGTCTGTCCAGAAGGCTTCAGAGTTGTGGTTCATAGACGACCGCGAAGAGAACGTCGTCGCCGCACAGGAGGCTGGTCTGAGCGCCCTGCGTTTCGAGGACGCTTCGCAGTTGCGAGCGGCGCTATACAGCGCCCAATTGCTGTGA
- a CDS encoding MFS transporter, whose product MSTNENEAVDEVYKAPTVDPTNEVAVVEQDSSGAADDIKQLGFGAAIASLGYVFWVVGGMEMVERLAYYGVKAVASIYATDPASKGGLGLTPSQYGDITFVWALVQSFVPVFTGGLSDRFGYKETIAVSTVVKIMGYAVMAMFASYWGFMGGAIVLALGTAIFKPGIQGTLVNSTKPENSSMAWGIFYQTVNIGGFLGPLVAAYMRGHFGWRQVFFACVAIICCNFLLLLTYKEPHKEERLARAKLVKEGKATQDNLFLDSIKELKKTHVWLYLLIFSGFWFMFNSLFDVLPLHIKEWVNTENIVTDLFGPGGTRNPVFQFLLGMNPEGTSVNPEGMLNLNAGLIMVTCFFFAWLSGKMRATTSMVVGTLLSTVAMFMSGYSVLGWLSVGAILTFSVGEMLSSPKFSEFIGNFAPAGKKGMYLGFSQIPLGIGWSLEGLLAPRLYDHYASKERFAREMLLEKGMSQTDVDAIKGGAAFDKLVEFTGQNAHDLTTQLHDAHNVGMVWTIMGAVGILSAIFIYMYGRWFRTLKK is encoded by the coding sequence ATGAGCACCAACGAAAACGAAGCAGTCGACGAGGTATACAAGGCGCCGACCGTTGATCCCACCAACGAAGTCGCCGTGGTGGAACAGGACAGCAGCGGCGCCGCGGACGACATCAAGCAGCTGGGATTTGGCGCGGCAATCGCCAGCCTTGGCTACGTGTTCTGGGTCGTTGGCGGCATGGAGATGGTCGAGCGCCTGGCCTACTACGGCGTGAAAGCGGTCGCGTCGATCTACGCTACCGACCCCGCGAGCAAAGGTGGCCTCGGCCTCACGCCGTCACAGTACGGCGACATCACCTTCGTCTGGGCCCTCGTTCAGTCTTTCGTTCCGGTGTTCACCGGTGGCTTGTCGGATCGCTTCGGCTACAAGGAGACGATCGCCGTCAGCACCGTGGTGAAGATCATGGGCTATGCGGTCATGGCGATGTTCGCCAGCTACTGGGGCTTCATGGGCGGCGCGATCGTCCTGGCCCTCGGAACGGCGATCTTCAAGCCGGGCATTCAGGGCACGCTGGTGAACTCCACGAAGCCAGAGAACAGCTCGATGGCGTGGGGTATCTTTTACCAGACGGTAAATATCGGCGGCTTCCTCGGACCGCTGGTCGCAGCCTACATGCGTGGGCACTTCGGCTGGCGCCAAGTGTTCTTCGCGTGCGTGGCAATCATCTGCTGCAACTTCCTGCTGCTGCTCACCTACAAGGAGCCCCACAAGGAAGAGCGCCTCGCCCGGGCGAAGCTGGTCAAGGAAGGCAAGGCGACTCAGGACAACCTCTTCCTCGACTCCATCAAGGAGCTCAAGAAGACCCATGTCTGGCTCTATCTGCTGATCTTCAGCGGCTTCTGGTTCATGTTCAACTCGCTGTTCGACGTCTTGCCCCTGCACATCAAGGAGTGGGTCAACACCGAGAACATCGTGACGGATCTGTTCGGCCCCGGCGGCACGCGCAACCCGGTGTTCCAGTTCTTGCTCGGCATGAACCCAGAGGGCACCTCGGTGAACCCTGAAGGCATGCTCAACCTCAACGCGGGGTTGATCATGGTCACCTGCTTCTTCTTTGCGTGGCTAAGCGGCAAGATGCGCGCAACGACCAGCATGGTCGTCGGCACGCTGCTCTCGACCGTCGCGATGTTCATGAGCGGTTACTCGGTGCTGGGCTGGCTTTCGGTCGGGGCGATCCTCACCTTCAGCGTGGGTGAGATGCTCTCGAGCCCCAAGTTCAGCGAGTTCATCGGGAACTTCGCGCCCGCTGGGAAGAAGGGCATGTACCTCGGCTTCTCGCAAATTCCGCTGGGAATTGGTTGGTCACTTGAGGGCCTACTGGCTCCTCGGCTCTACGACCACTACGCCTCCAAGGAGCGGTTCGCTCGGGAGATGCTGCTCGAGAAGGGAATGAGCCAGACCGACGTTGACGCCATCAAGGGCGGCGCCGCCTTCGACAAGCTGGTGGAGTTCACCGGGCAAAACGCCCACGACCTGACGACCCAGCTGCACGATGCACACAACGTCGGGATGGTGTGGACGATCATGGGTGCTGTCGGCATCCTCTCGGCGATCTTCATCTACATGTATGGCCGCTGGTTCCGGACGCTGAAGAAGTAG
- a CDS encoding matrixin family metalloprotease, with protein sequence MSRTPKETSLLSRRRALASLLALGVALHGAPLLAASKRKFYLQPLGSGLKQSDVEFVKKSLLAFYDFDLELLPEVPLPKSAYYAPRNRYRAEKLLKFLKSRLPDDGFRILGITTKDISTTKGKIKDWGILGLATIDGVACVISSFRTKRKTKNHQHALDRFGKVAVHEIGHTLGLNHCPTKGCLMRDAQGSVLSSDHEYDLCSEICRKQLVRSGYELSGGTPPWPKPSS encoded by the coding sequence ATGAGCCGAACCCCCAAGGAAACTAGCCTGCTCTCGCGTCGTCGCGCCCTGGCCAGCCTGTTGGCGTTGGGGGTCGCACTCCACGGCGCCCCGCTGCTCGCCGCGAGCAAACGTAAGTTCTACCTGCAGCCCCTCGGGAGCGGACTCAAGCAATCAGACGTGGAGTTCGTCAAAAAGTCTCTGCTCGCCTTCTACGACTTCGACCTGGAGTTGCTGCCGGAAGTGCCTCTACCGAAGTCCGCCTACTATGCCCCCCGCAACAGGTACCGCGCGGAAAAGCTTCTAAAGTTCCTGAAGTCAAGGCTCCCCGACGATGGCTTTCGCATCCTGGGCATCACCACCAAGGACATCTCGACCACCAAGGGCAAGATCAAGGACTGGGGGATCCTCGGGCTGGCGACCATCGACGGTGTGGCCTGCGTGATTTCGAGTTTTCGCACCAAGCGCAAGACGAAGAATCACCAGCACGCGCTGGATCGCTTCGGCAAGGTCGCGGTTCACGAGATCGGTCACACCCTGGGCCTGAACCACTGCCCGACCAAGGGTTGCCTGATGCGAGACGCGCAGGGCTCGGTGCTGAGCAGTGACCACGAGTACGACTTGTGTTCCGAGATTTGCCGCAAGCAACTGGTGCGGAGCGGCTACGAACTCAGCGGAGGAACCCCACCGTGGCCCAAGCCAAGCTCCTGA
- the gluQRS gene encoding tRNA glutamyl-Q(34) synthetase GluQRS, producing the protein MSSIVGRLAPSPTGALHLGHARSFVLAWWAARAAKGRVVLRIEDLDTARADTRYVDLARRDLEWLGLDWDEEHLQTHTLGRLNQAVSQLVDAGLAYPCVCSRGDIKRAQSAPHSDDFREVYPGTCRGRYANVERAERESGKPAGVRFRVAPGTVGFIDGVAGTFEQDVERDVGDFLIAKRDGAPSYQLAVVVDDHAQGVTQIVRGDDLLESTPRQLLLHRALGFTAPNYAHVPLVVDESGQRLAKRADSLSLETLRRAGVEPHRVIAWIAETSGMNAGMGERKNVRQAAGTPAVADFSHGNAIDYLQGFDLGNLSRAPVVAPGLFSLKGEPA; encoded by the coding sequence GTGAGTTCAATCGTCGGCCGCCTAGCTCCGTCGCCTACCGGGGCGCTGCATCTCGGCCACGCACGCTCCTTCGTGCTCGCGTGGTGGGCGGCGCGCGCGGCCAAAGGGCGCGTCGTTCTGCGCATCGAAGACCTCGACACCGCTCGCGCGGATACGCGCTACGTGGATCTTGCGCGGCGTGACCTCGAGTGGCTGGGGCTCGACTGGGACGAGGAGCACCTGCAGACGCACACCCTCGGGCGGCTGAACCAAGCGGTGTCCCAGCTGGTCGACGCCGGCTTGGCTTATCCCTGTGTGTGTTCCCGCGGGGATATCAAGCGCGCTCAGTCCGCGCCCCACAGCGATGACTTCCGCGAGGTCTACCCGGGGACGTGCCGCGGCCGCTACGCGAACGTCGAGCGAGCGGAGCGTGAGAGCGGGAAACCTGCCGGTGTTCGTTTTCGGGTCGCTCCGGGCACAGTCGGCTTCATCGATGGCGTAGCAGGCACCTTCGAACAGGATGTGGAGCGCGACGTCGGCGACTTCCTGATCGCAAAGCGAGACGGTGCACCCTCTTACCAACTCGCCGTGGTCGTCGATGATCACGCTCAAGGCGTGACTCAGATCGTGCGCGGCGACGACCTGCTCGAAAGCACGCCGCGCCAGCTGCTCTTGCATCGAGCCTTGGGTTTCACGGCGCCGAACTACGCGCACGTACCGCTGGTCGTCGACGAGAGTGGACAGCGCCTGGCCAAGCGCGCCGACAGCCTGAGCCTTGAGACGTTGAGGCGGGCCGGCGTGGAGCCCCATCGCGTGATAGCTTGGATCGCGGAGACGAGCGGCATGAACGCGGGAATGGGGGAGAGGAAAAACGTTCGCCAGGCGGCAGGCACTCCAGCAGTCGCGGATTTTTCCCACGGAAACGCCATCGACTACCTGCAAGGCTTCGACCTTGGGAACCTCTCAAGGGCGCCGGTTGTCGCTCCCGGGCTGTTCAGCCTGAAAGGAGAACCCGCATGA
- a CDS encoding lipid-transfer protein: MGRKVFVVGVGMTKFEKPGSRDWDYPDMVKEAGTKALEDAGIAYDLIEQAAIGYCYGESTSGERALYTLGLTGIPIYNVNNNCSTGSTALFLAKQLVEGGIAECVLAAGFEKMEKGSLGAKYQDRVNPMDKHMMKMMELKEFAPAPPAPQMFGNAGREHMERYGTTPEQFAKIGWKNHKHSVNNPYSQFRDEYSLEDILASKMVYDPLTKLQCCPTSDGAGCAILASEDFVKAHNLQNKAVEILGMAMATDLKSTFGDNSLMKLVGYDMSKTAAQKVYEQSGLGPENVNVVELHDCFSCNEMITYEALGLCPEGQGGKFTDDGAFTYGGKTVVNPSGGLISKGHPLGATGLAQCAELNWQLRGESEKRQVDGAKVALQHNLGLGGAAVVTMYRRATF, encoded by the coding sequence ATGGGCAGGAAGGTTTTCGTCGTCGGCGTAGGCATGACCAAGTTCGAGAAGCCGGGCTCTCGTGACTGGGACTACCCAGACATGGTCAAGGAGGCAGGCACGAAGGCGCTCGAAGACGCAGGCATTGCCTACGATCTCATCGAGCAAGCGGCGATCGGCTATTGCTACGGCGAGTCGACCAGCGGCGAGCGTGCGCTGTACACCCTCGGGCTCACGGGGATCCCGATCTACAACGTGAACAACAACTGCTCCACGGGGTCCACCGCACTGTTCCTCGCCAAGCAGCTGGTCGAAGGAGGCATCGCGGAGTGTGTGCTAGCCGCGGGCTTCGAGAAGATGGAGAAAGGCTCCCTCGGTGCGAAGTACCAAGATCGGGTCAACCCGATGGACAAGCACATGATGAAGATGATGGAGCTCAAGGAGTTCGCGCCTGCTCCTCCCGCTCCTCAGATGTTTGGTAACGCCGGGCGCGAACACATGGAGCGCTATGGGACGACGCCCGAGCAGTTCGCCAAGATCGGCTGGAAGAACCACAAGCACTCCGTAAACAATCCGTATTCGCAGTTCCGCGACGAGTACTCGCTCGAGGACATTCTCGCGTCGAAGATGGTCTACGACCCGCTGACCAAGCTGCAGTGCTGCCCCACTTCCGACGGCGCGGGCTGCGCGATCTTGGCGAGTGAAGACTTCGTCAAGGCGCACAACCTGCAGAATAAAGCCGTGGAAATCCTGGGCATGGCGATGGCCACGGACCTCAAGTCTACGTTCGGCGACAACAGCCTGATGAAGTTGGTCGGCTACGACATGAGCAAGACGGCGGCTCAGAAAGTCTACGAGCAGTCAGGCCTCGGACCGGAGAACGTCAATGTCGTCGAGCTCCACGACTGCTTCTCCTGCAATGAGATGATCACCTACGAGGCCCTCGGCCTGTGCCCAGAGGGTCAAGGCGGCAAGTTCACCGACGACGGCGCGTTCACCTACGGTGGCAAGACCGTGGTGAACCCTTCTGGCGGATTGATCTCGAAGGGTCACCCCCTCGGCGCCACCGGTCTCGCGCAGTGCGCAGAGCTCAACTGGCAGCTCCGTGGGGAATCAGAGAAGCGGCAGGTCGACGGGGCCAAGGTCGCGTTGCAGCACAACCTCGGGCTGGGTGGCGCTGCGGTGGTCACGATGTACCGTCGCGCTACGTTCTGA
- a CDS encoding serine/threonine protein kinase produces MTAAEVTPPATDSAERIGRYEVISEIARGGMATVYLAHLGGLGGFRRLVAIKRLHPHLASEPQFVSMFLDEARLVAEIRHPNVVPTLDISDTMQGLCLVMEYIDGAPLTKLLKQAAKQKRGVNPRVAIRVMLDSLAGLHAAHELRDHEGLPLNLVHRDVSPHNLLVGSDGHTRLLDFGVARARQRLTQTRVGEMKGKLAYMAPEQASGRAIDRRTDVFAAGIVLWECLAGARLFYGANEADTLSRLMTQNIPPLSEFSQNTPSALDAVVGKALARDPDERFSSAADFAAELERVAEEYDLIGTFEEVSEAVEEAAGDILEERRMRARDANSSGINLKPFIPDISLPTLTHPASGRPETPTVPEAPAARPVAHSLLELTNTDLSAPEQRQPKKAWLLLAGAAALLVGASVTVLLARGGDEKPATPAAATTLEQPAQPSGVKFAESTPAPAAEKIPTEVEAAKATPSKEEDNGDTEAAAADGEEEAPAKSQGWSLAQWKRWKMQQAWKKAQQAKAAPKSGSSKASPPAAKTGGGVDVDNPYR; encoded by the coding sequence TTGACAGCCGCTGAGGTCACCCCCCCTGCCACCGACTCCGCCGAGCGCATTGGCCGCTACGAGGTGATCTCCGAGATCGCGAGGGGCGGCATGGCAACGGTCTATCTCGCCCACCTCGGTGGCTTGGGAGGCTTCCGTCGCTTGGTCGCGATCAAGCGCCTCCACCCGCACCTCGCCTCCGAGCCGCAGTTCGTGTCGATGTTCTTGGATGAGGCGCGGCTCGTCGCGGAGATCCGGCACCCCAACGTCGTGCCCACGCTGGACATCAGCGACACCATGCAGGGCTTGTGCTTGGTGATGGAGTACATCGACGGCGCGCCGCTAACGAAGCTGCTGAAGCAAGCAGCCAAGCAGAAGCGGGGCGTGAACCCGCGGGTGGCGATTCGTGTGATGCTCGACTCGCTGGCGGGCCTGCACGCAGCCCACGAGCTGCGAGATCACGAAGGCCTCCCGTTAAACCTGGTGCACCGCGATGTCAGCCCGCACAACCTCCTGGTCGGTTCCGACGGACACACGCGTCTCCTCGACTTTGGTGTGGCGCGCGCCCGCCAGCGTCTGACGCAGACTCGGGTCGGTGAGATGAAGGGCAAGCTCGCCTACATGGCTCCCGAGCAAGCCAGCGGGCGCGCGATCGATCGACGCACGGACGTCTTCGCGGCGGGCATCGTGCTTTGGGAGTGCCTTGCAGGCGCGCGCCTCTTCTATGGCGCCAACGAGGCGGACACCCTGTCTCGCCTGATGACGCAAAACATCCCGCCGCTCTCTGAGTTCTCCCAGAACACCCCGAGCGCGTTGGACGCCGTGGTGGGCAAGGCGCTCGCGCGCGATCCTGATGAGCGCTTTTCCAGCGCCGCGGACTTCGCGGCAGAGCTGGAGCGTGTCGCCGAGGAATACGACCTCATTGGCACATTCGAAGAAGTGTCAGAGGCCGTCGAGGAAGCCGCCGGCGATATCCTCGAGGAAAGGCGGATGCGCGCGAGAGACGCGAACTCGTCGGGCATCAATCTCAAGCCCTTCATCCCTGACATCTCTCTGCCAACGCTCACCCATCCCGCATCCGGCCGTCCGGAGACGCCCACGGTACCCGAAGCGCCAGCGGCCAGGCCCGTAGCGCACTCGCTGCTGGAGCTGACGAATACTGATCTCTCAGCCCCTGAGCAACGTCAGCCCAAGAAGGCGTGGTTGCTCTTGGCAGGGGCTGCGGCGCTGCTGGTTGGCGCGAGCGTCACCGTGCTCCTCGCACGGGGCGGCGACGAAAAGCCCGCAACCCCCGCGGCCGCAACGACTCTGGAGCAACCCGCTCAGCCGAGCGGCGTGAAGTTCGCGGAGTCGACCCCGGCGCCAGCGGCAGAAAAGATCCCCACGGAAGTGGAAGCGGCGAAGGCCACGCCGAGCAAGGAAGAGGACAACGGCGACACTGAAGCCGCGGCTGCAGACGGCGAAGAGGAGGCGCCAGCCAAGTCTCAAGGCTGGAGCCTGGCGCAGTGGAAGCGCTGGAAGATGCAGCAGGCTTGGAAGAAGGCACAGCAAGCCAAGGCGGCGCCGAAGAGCGGCAGCTCGAAGGCCTCGCCGCCCGCGGCCAAGACGGGCGGCGGCGTGGACGTCGACAACCCGTACCGCTGA
- a CDS encoding glyoxalase: protein MTQPRPRFHLAFPVRNVEATRAFYVERLGARVGRVDRASVPRWIDFDFFGHQLSAHLVDDWAAASGSNPVDGDQVPCRHFGVILDPPAWRNLATRLQSLGQEFLIAPKTRFAGEPGEQSTFFVVDPSGNALEFKAFADDSDVFATKPA from the coding sequence ATGACTCAGCCTCGACCGCGCTTCCACCTGGCGTTCCCCGTCCGAAACGTGGAAGCCACGCGCGCCTTCTATGTGGAGCGCCTGGGAGCTCGGGTCGGGCGCGTCGATCGAGCGAGTGTGCCACGCTGGATAGACTTTGACTTCTTTGGTCACCAGCTCAGTGCTCATTTGGTGGACGACTGGGCTGCGGCCAGCGGCAGCAATCCAGTCGATGGAGACCAGGTGCCCTGTCGACACTTCGGGGTGATCCTCGATCCACCAGCATGGCGCAATCTTGCGACGCGTCTCCAGAGCCTCGGCCAGGAGTTCTTGATCGCGCCCAAGACGCGCTTCGCTGGGGAGCCCGGGGAACAGTCGACGTTCTTCGTCGTGGATCCCAGCGGAAACGCACTTGAGTTCAAGGCCTTCGCTGACGACTCCGACGTATTCGCGACGAAGCCGGCGTAG
- a CDS encoding class I SAM-dependent methyltransferase has translation MSTANESTRRNQAKSKDKKRKQEQLNGHAKANAKSKKKSGKAKLTAKTADLYDLYERSVQDPESEVKLLDRTFKKLVGRRPLSLREDFCGTGLLCATWVKSHADRTATGVDLDTDVLESGRTRHIAPLGDDASRVTLLQEDVRARRPERFDIVCAYNFSYWIFTTRTEMVKYFQAACEAVKEDGFFALDAYGGTEAMEAREEHRKVQGGFTYVWDQATFNPIDHYAQNYIHFHFKDGTKLNKAFSYAWRFWSLPEIHELLLEAGFKDVSVLWDIADDDEDSDYRPRKVVENQPSWVCYLIARK, from the coding sequence ATGAGCACAGCCAACGAATCGACCCGCCGGAACCAAGCCAAGTCCAAAGACAAGAAGCGTAAGCAGGAGCAGCTGAACGGCCACGCCAAGGCGAACGCCAAGTCCAAGAAGAAGTCCGGCAAGGCGAAGCTCACGGCGAAGACCGCGGACTTGTACGACCTGTACGAGCGCTCCGTCCAGGATCCGGAGAGCGAGGTGAAGCTCCTCGACCGCACGTTCAAGAAGCTCGTGGGTCGCCGCCCTCTGAGCCTCCGCGAAGACTTCTGTGGCACGGGCCTGCTTTGCGCGACCTGGGTCAAGTCCCACGCAGACCGCACGGCAACGGGTGTGGACCTGGACACCGACGTGCTCGAGAGTGGGCGCACGCGCCATATCGCTCCGCTAGGAGACGACGCTTCCCGCGTAACCCTCTTGCAGGAGGATGTGCGCGCCCGTCGTCCCGAGCGCTTCGACATCGTTTGTGCGTACAACTTCAGCTACTGGATCTTCACCACCCGCACAGAGATGGTGAAGTACTTCCAAGCGGCATGCGAAGCCGTCAAGGAGGACGGCTTCTTCGCACTCGACGCGTACGGCGGCACAGAAGCGATGGAGGCTCGAGAGGAGCACCGCAAGGTCCAAGGTGGTTTCACCTACGTTTGGGATCAGGCGACGTTCAACCCAATCGACCACTACGCGCAGAACTACATTCACTTCCACTTCAAGGATGGCACGAAGCTCAACAAGGCTTTCAGCTACGCCTGGCGCTTCTGGTCGCTACCGGAAATCCATGAACTGCTGCTCGAGGCAGGCTTCAAGGACGTGAGCGTCCTGTGGGACATCGCGGACGATGACGAAGACTCCGACTACCGCCCGCGCAAAGTGGTGGAGAACCAACCTAGTTGGGTCTGCTACCTGATCGCTCGCAAGTAG